One part of the uncultured Bacteroides sp. genome encodes these proteins:
- a CDS encoding MFS transporter has protein sequence MKPKSIKIFGFNRNIFYTGLTSLLTDISTKMVYSIMPMFLLSIGASKTTLSLIEGIAESTATLLKAAFGFWSDKIGKNKPFMILGYGLSAIVMPIYAFVASPLQVLYIRFVERIGKGIRTAPRDSLISGCATNGDSGRNFGLQKAMDNTGAIVGPLIAFALLSAFPGNFHGVFLLAGLPSILGIIVLIFGIREAKKSKEQLLGKFRFRDFSKQYYLFLGIIFLFTLGNSTDALLLVKANEVGIKVVYIPLVYLIMNTVSVILAIPLGTLSDKIGKEKLLAFGYLIYALAYAGFGATSSISVIICLFALYGLYSAATDGIQKALISDLLDANKKGTGLGIYNALLGVTLLPASIIAGLLYDHINSSVPFYFGAVTAILSAILMVVFHKCFKS, from the coding sequence ATGAAGCCTAAAAGCATAAAGATTTTCGGATTTAACAGAAATATCTTCTATACGGGATTGACGAGTCTGCTCACTGATATTTCCACCAAGATGGTTTACTCCATAATGCCCATGTTCCTGCTTTCTATTGGGGCATCGAAAACCACATTGTCACTTATTGAAGGTATAGCTGAGAGTACTGCCACTCTGCTGAAAGCTGCTTTCGGGTTTTGGAGTGACAAGATAGGAAAAAACAAACCGTTCATGATACTAGGCTACGGGCTTTCTGCTATTGTTATGCCAATTTATGCATTTGTTGCAAGCCCCTTACAGGTTCTCTATATCCGTTTCGTGGAAAGGATTGGCAAAGGTATCCGGACGGCTCCGCGCGACAGTTTGATTTCCGGATGTGCTACCAATGGCGATTCAGGGAGGAATTTTGGTCTGCAGAAAGCAATGGATAATACAGGAGCTATTGTTGGGCCGCTGATTGCGTTTGCTCTTCTTTCTGCCTTTCCGGGAAATTTCCACGGAGTCTTTTTGTTAGCAGGACTCCCCTCTATACTTGGGATAATAGTGTTGATATTCGGCATTCGGGAAGCTAAAAAGTCAAAAGAACAACTGCTAGGCAAATTCCGTTTCCGGGACTTTTCCAAACAGTATTATCTTTTTCTGGGGATAATCTTCCTCTTTACATTGGGTAATTCAACCGATGCCCTTCTACTGGTCAAGGCAAACGAAGTGGGGATAAAAGTGGTTTATATTCCGTTGGTTTATCTAATAATGAATACTGTTTCGGTAATTCTGGCTATTCCTTTAGGCACATTGTCCGACAAAATAGGGAAGGAGAAACTACTAGCTTTCGGCTATCTGATATATGCTCTTGCCTATGCCGGATTTGGGGCAACAAGCAGCATCTCAGTAATTATATGTTTATTTGCACTTTACGGTTTATATTCGGCAGCTACGGATGGCATTCAGAAAGCATTGATAAGTGATTTACTGGATGCAAATAAAAAAGGAACTGGTTTGGGCATCTATAATGCACTGTTAGGTGTAACCCTGCTTCCGGCAAGTATTATTGCCGGTCTACTTTACGATCATATAAATTCGTCCGTTCCTTTTTATTTCGGAGCTGTTACTGCCATACTTTCTGCTATATTGATGGTTGTGTTTCATAAATGTTTTAAATCTTAA
- a CDS encoding TonB-dependent receptor yields MKKLLSFLFLFCFTLTVFSQNIQIKGVVLAGEDNSPLLGVNVAVKGTTIGVITDLDGQFTLSVPLKSTLVVSYVGYKSQQVVVSDTKPLRIILTEDSKTLDEVVVVGYGVQKKSVVTASISRVTSEELKTANPSRVEDVLKGKVSGVQITQISGQPGADSHVRIRGIGTINNSNPLFIVDGMAVEGGINYLNPADIQSVEILKDAASAAIYGARAANGVVLVTTKNGSVGKATINYNVSYGWQNPWKKKSVLNAKEYMVIMNESQINDGLSPYYTQDEVNAAGKGTDWQEETFYKNAPIQNHQVNVSGGTEKASYFLSLGYYDQAGIVGGNYDKSNYNRWSVRTNGTYNVFEDKSRSFLNNVKVGMNIGYSRSKSTGIETNSEYGSILGSALTFDPTVPVYADEATAAAILAQYPNAVKDKNGNVFSIPPTGFQEIANPVAMLNQPTAGINNSDKIVATFWGEIDIMNGLKFKSSYGADLAFWGYDSYTYPYFLAVQGKSLDYSTVQSEMNRGYRWQVENVLSYKKTFAEKHNLSLVLGQSAQKYTYRNLGGNDRDLLETDPSKANINSSIADAKLGRVWGGTGGYSAYTLASYFGRFDYNYDEKYMVQATIRRDGSSNFGARNKWATFPAFSLGWNVSNEAFMENRPEWFNTLKLRFSWGKNGNERIGNFKYTSLMTGGQNYYFGGSYQVSEDPTSVGETSGTMQYGSSPAAIANPDIKWEESEQTDFGFDARFFNQALTFSFDYFKKKTNGMLMELPIPSYVGQSAPTGNVGDMENSGLEFELGWKNKVGDFNYSISANASYLKNKLIKLGNASGEAIYQSNSTAGVGSFVKGKNGDVFPYFYGFHTDGIIQNQAEAAAYNSQYGQAAQPGDVRFRDIAGAVDEKGNVIGDGKITDDDRTKIGKGMPDWTYGFTLAADWKGFDVNLFFQGTIGNDIFDFAQRTDIPKNNRPSWILDRWIGEGTSNKIPRVTAANPNGNWRSSDLYIKDGTYLRLKTAQFGYTLPSRITKKASIQLLRLYVSAENLLTLTGYDGFDPEVAASSYTNIGVDRGMYPQARTISLGANITF; encoded by the coding sequence ATGAAAAAGTTATTATCATTTCTATTTTTATTTTGCTTTACCCTTACTGTATTTTCCCAGAATATACAGATTAAAGGTGTAGTCCTGGCAGGTGAAGATAATTCGCCCTTGCTAGGGGTTAATGTGGCGGTAAAGGGTACCACTATTGGTGTAATAACAGATCTGGACGGACAGTTTACACTTTCGGTACCTCTTAAGAGTACTTTAGTTGTTTCGTATGTTGGTTATAAATCACAGCAAGTTGTGGTTTCTGATACCAAACCTTTACGGATTATTTTGACAGAAGATTCAAAAACACTGGATGAAGTAGTCGTTGTAGGATATGGTGTACAGAAAAAGAGCGTAGTAACAGCTTCAATTAGCCGTGTAACCTCTGAAGAACTCAAGACTGCTAATCCTTCTCGTGTTGAAGATGTCTTGAAAGGTAAGGTTTCTGGTGTACAAATTACTCAAATATCAGGTCAACCAGGTGCCGATTCTCATGTTCGTATTCGTGGTATTGGTACTATCAACAATAGTAATCCTCTTTTTATTGTTGATGGTATGGCAGTTGAAGGTGGAATTAATTATCTTAATCCGGCTGATATTCAATCTGTAGAAATTTTGAAAGATGCTGCATCTGCTGCTATTTACGGTGCACGTGCTGCTAATGGAGTTGTGCTAGTTACCACTAAGAACGGTAGTGTTGGCAAAGCAACAATAAACTACAATGTTAGTTATGGTTGGCAGAACCCATGGAAAAAGAAATCTGTGCTTAATGCGAAGGAATATATGGTGATAATGAATGAGTCACAGATTAATGATGGTCTTTCACCTTATTATACTCAAGATGAAGTTAATGCAGCTGGAAAGGGTACTGATTGGCAAGAAGAAACTTTCTATAAAAATGCACCGATACAGAATCATCAGGTAAATGTTAGTGGAGGTACTGAAAAGGCTTCGTATTTCCTTTCATTAGGTTATTATGACCAGGCTGGTATTGTTGGAGGTAATTATGATAAATCTAACTACAACCGCTGGAGTGTACGTACTAATGGTACATATAACGTTTTTGAAGATAAAAGTCGTAGTTTCCTGAATAATGTAAAAGTTGGAATGAACATAGGTTATTCAAGAAGCAAATCCACAGGCATTGAAACTAACTCTGAATACGGCTCAATTCTTGGTAGTGCTTTAACGTTTGATCCAACAGTTCCCGTTTATGCAGATGAAGCAACTGCTGCTGCAATCCTTGCACAATATCCAAATGCGGTAAAAGACAAGAATGGCAATGTATTTTCTATTCCTCCTACAGGTTTCCAGGAAATTGCTAATCCTGTAGCTATGCTTAATCAACCAACTGCGGGAATTAATAATTCAGATAAGATAGTTGCAACATTCTGGGGAGAAATTGATATTATGAATGGACTGAAGTTCAAGAGTAGTTATGGCGCCGATCTTGCTTTCTGGGGATATGATTCATATACATATCCGTATTTCCTCGCTGTTCAGGGAAAATCCTTAGATTATAGTACTGTTCAAAGTGAAATGAATCGTGGTTATAGATGGCAGGTTGAAAATGTATTATCTTACAAGAAAACATTTGCAGAAAAGCATAATCTTTCTTTAGTTCTTGGTCAGTCTGCACAGAAATATACTTATCGTAATTTAGGTGGTAACGACCGCGACTTACTTGAAACAGATCCTAGTAAAGCAAATATTAATTCTTCAATAGCTGATGCTAAGTTAGGAAGAGTATGGGGCGGTACAGGTGGTTATTCAGCTTATACATTAGCTTCTTACTTTGGGCGATTTGATTATAACTATGACGAAAAGTATATGGTTCAGGCTACAATTCGCCGTGATGGTTCTTCAAACTTTGGTGCTAGGAATAAGTGGGCAACTTTCCCTGCTTTTTCTTTAGGATGGAATGTAAGTAATGAAGCTTTTATGGAAAATCGCCCCGAATGGTTTAATACATTGAAACTTCGTTTCAGCTGGGGTAAGAATGGTAATGAAAGAATTGGAAACTTTAAATATACTTCATTAATGACAGGTGGTCAGAACTATTATTTTGGAGGTAGTTACCAAGTTAGTGAAGATCCAACTTCTGTAGGTGAAACATCTGGAACAATGCAGTATGGTAGCTCTCCGGCTGCAATTGCTAATCCTGATATCAAGTGGGAGGAATCAGAACAAACCGATTTTGGTTTTGATGCACGTTTCTTTAACCAGGCTTTGACTTTTAGTTTTGACTATTTCAAAAAGAAAACTAATGGTATGTTGATGGAATTGCCAATTCCTTCTTATGTTGGTCAAAGTGCTCCAACTGGTAACGTTGGTGATATGGAAAATAGTGGTCTTGAGTTTGAACTTGGATGGAAAAATAAAGTTGGTGATTTTAATTATTCAATATCAGCTAATGCATCTTATCTGAAAAACAAACTGATAAAATTAGGTAATGCTTCAGGAGAAGCAATCTATCAATCTAATTCAACAGCAGGTGTTGGTTCTTTCGTTAAAGGAAAGAATGGTGACGTATTCCCTTACTTTTATGGATTCCATACAGATGGAATAATTCAGAATCAGGCAGAAGCTGCTGCTTATAATTCTCAATATGGACAAGCTGCTCAACCGGGTGATGTTCGTTTCCGTGATATCGCAGGTGCAGTTGATGAAAAAGGAAATGTTATTGGTGATGGAAAAATAACAGATGATGATAGAACAAAAATAGGTAAGGGGATGCCCGACTGGACTTATGGTTTTACTCTGGCTGCCGATTGGAAAGGATTTGATGTAAATCTATTCTTCCAGGGAACTATTGGTAATGATATTTTTGACTTTGCGCAACGTACTGATATTCCGAAGAATAATCGTCCATCCTGGATTCTTGATCGCTGGATTGGTGAAGGAACTTCCAATAAAATACCTCGTGTAACAGCTGCTAACCCAAATGGAAACTGGCGTTCTTCTGATCTTTATATAAAAGATGGTACATATCTGCGTCTCAAAACAGCTCAGTTTGGTTATACTTTGCCTAGCAGAATAACAAAGAAGGCATCTATTCAGTTGTTGAGATTATATGTATCAGCAGAGAATTTGCTAACCCTTACCGGATATGATGGTTTTGATCCTGAGGTAGCTGCATCTAGTTATACCAATATTGGTGTGGATCGTGGTATGTATCCACAAGCCAGAACAATATCTTTAGGTGCTAATATTACATTTTAA
- a CDS encoding sugar O-acetyltransferase, with the protein MTDMEKMAAGEVYWGFNPDFGPLLDKGQDFCFQYNQTPPSDRERKRCLLEGFLRKVGRNVLPNSPINIDLGNMEIGDDTIINFNFVALDEALIKIGNNCFIGPNCSIYTVVHSLTIEERNQGYMYAKPVTINNNCWLGGSVTVFPGVTIGEGSVIGAGSVVTKDIPAGVLAYGNPCKVIRPIDEAAEKDKSDK; encoded by the coding sequence ATGACAGACATGGAGAAAATGGCTGCCGGAGAAGTTTATTGGGGCTTCAACCCGGATTTTGGGCCACTATTAGACAAAGGGCAGGATTTTTGTTTCCAGTACAACCAGACACCCCCATCAGATAGAGAGCGTAAGCGTTGCTTGTTGGAAGGATTTCTACGAAAAGTAGGGCGCAATGTTCTTCCCAACAGTCCTATAAATATAGACCTCGGCAATATGGAAATTGGAGACGATACCATTATCAACTTCAACTTTGTAGCGTTGGACGAAGCACTAATTAAAATTGGCAATAACTGCTTCATTGGTCCCAATTGTTCCATCTACACAGTAGTGCACTCGCTCACAATTGAAGAGAGGAATCAGGGATATATGTATGCGAAACCGGTTACAATAAACAATAATTGCTGGTTGGGCGGTAGCGTAACTGTATTTCCCGGAGTAACCATTGGCGAAGGTTCAGTTATTGGAGCAGGCAGTGTAGTTACAAAAGACATTCCTGCAGGTGTGCTTGCATACGGCAATCCTTGCAAAGTAATCAGGCCTATTGACGAGGCTGCAGAAAAAGACAAAAGCGACAAATAA
- a CDS encoding RagB/SusD family nutrient uptake outer membrane protein → MKKYKLSSLLLILGVFILTSCGDDFLTVNPTESQQAGGAATEGAIKSNLASCYQILLFDSYANNNYNSISLMSDLRSDDIYKGGGDASDQHQLYLLSLFTSTPAEDLDGLWSIFYSGLARCNNAIIACENAVNVPEANLNQYKAEAHFLRAYYMHWLWKFWGNIPYFEEPLEAPYMAKQLSANEIYNKIIADLDFAIADNKLPMTVTEANLGRVTKAAAMMLKARVVMYQKDNSQYGNVTKDMAEIINSGKYDLMTDFASMWLDENEFCKESVFESNQLPEGKTWSSGWNGYGTNLPAFISPNNLSAGSKTGDFKGGWGFGPVRQAAWNMYEDGDTRREGSINKWESDKYSARFQNTGLFQAKYAARVGYNPQGDTDLNYCNNFRIFRYSEVLLNYAEMVVMNGQAAVGGVTAQSCLDKIRKRAFGKDSSIPVTAANIKLERRREFLGEGLRFWDIVRWGDTSLLTESTANSTRTWNDNKKYLPIPQAEMDKTAGSDFALVQNPGY, encoded by the coding sequence ATGAAAAAATATAAATTGTCATCATTATTACTCATCCTTGGAGTTTTTATTCTAACCTCTTGTGGTGATGACTTCTTAACTGTTAATCCAACAGAATCTCAACAGGCTGGTGGAGCAGCTACTGAAGGGGCTATAAAATCAAATCTGGCATCTTGTTACCAAATATTATTGTTTGATAGTTATGCAAATAACAATTATAACAGTATTTCATTAATGTCTGATTTACGTTCGGACGATATTTATAAAGGTGGTGGTGATGCAAGTGATCAACATCAATTATATTTACTCTCTTTATTTACTTCTACACCAGCAGAAGATCTTGATGGACTTTGGTCTATATTCTATAGTGGCCTTGCTCGTTGTAACAATGCTATTATTGCATGTGAAAATGCAGTAAATGTTCCGGAAGCCAACTTGAATCAATACAAAGCTGAAGCTCATTTCCTTCGTGCTTATTATATGCATTGGCTTTGGAAGTTCTGGGGAAACATTCCTTATTTTGAAGAACCACTCGAAGCTCCTTATATGGCAAAGCAATTATCTGCAAATGAAATCTATAATAAAATAATTGCTGATTTAGATTTTGCAATTGCTGATAACAAACTTCCGATGACTGTTACTGAAGCAAATTTAGGACGGGTTACAAAAGCAGCCGCAATGATGTTGAAAGCACGTGTTGTGATGTATCAGAAAGATAATTCACAATATGGAAATGTAACAAAAGATATGGCTGAAATCATTAATAGTGGTAAATATGATTTGATGACAGATTTTGCATCAATGTGGTTAGATGAAAATGAATTTTGTAAAGAGTCTGTTTTTGAAAGTAATCAACTGCCAGAAGGTAAGACTTGGAGTAGTGGTTGGAACGGTTACGGAACAAACTTGCCTGCTTTTATTTCTCCTAACAATTTATCGGCAGGTTCAAAAACTGGTGATTTTAAAGGTGGTTGGGGATTTGGACCTGTTCGTCAGGCTGCATGGAATATGTATGAAGATGGCGATACTCGTCGTGAAGGTTCTATTAATAAATGGGAATCTGATAAGTATTCTGCCCGTTTCCAGAATACAGGTTTATTCCAGGCAAAATATGCAGCTCGCGTAGGGTACAATCCACAAGGTGATACTGATTTGAATTATTGTAATAATTTCCGGATTTTCCGTTACTCAGAAGTGCTGCTTAACTATGCGGAAATGGTTGTAATGAACGGCCAGGCTGCAGTGGGTGGAGTTACAGCCCAATCTTGTCTTGATAAGATCAGGAAACGTGCGTTTGGGAAAGATAGTTCAATACCTGTTACAGCTGCAAATATTAAGTTGGAACGTCGCCGTGAATTCTTGGGCGAAGGACTTCGTTTCTGGGATATTGTTCGTTGGGGCGATACAAGTTTGCTGACAGAATCAACAGCGAACAGTACACGTACATGGAATGATAACAAGAAATACCTACCTATTCCACAAGCTGAAATGGATAAAACAGCAGGAAGCGATTTTGCTTTGGTACAGAATCCCGGATATTAA
- a CDS encoding STM3941 family protein, with amino-acid sequence MDKIEIQISKTKILFIIVGSLIFVIIGILFSLTPDMFITINHRNPEMIRIVGIAAILFFGATSVYGLRKLFDKSAGLIIDDYGITDNSNASSVGLIDWSDILEIKTEQVMSTRFLLIFVNNPDKYLERVNGFKQKLMEGNMKMYGTPLSITSNTLRYDFNDLERLIKEKLIENKENMPNR; translated from the coding sequence ATGGATAAGATAGAAATTCAAATAAGTAAGACTAAGATTTTATTTATAATAGTAGGATCTCTGATTTTTGTGATTATTGGCATACTCTTTTCATTGACTCCAGATATGTTTATAACGATAAATCATAGGAATCCTGAGATGATTCGGATTGTTGGGATTGCTGCTATTTTATTCTTTGGTGCTACCAGCGTATATGGATTAAGAAAATTGTTTGATAAATCAGCCGGATTGATAATTGACGATTATGGAATAACAGATAATTCGAATGCCTCAAGCGTAGGACTTATTGATTGGTCTGACATCTTGGAAATTAAGACAGAACAAGTAATGTCAACCAGATTTTTACTGATTTTCGTGAATAATCCTGATAAATATTTGGAAAGAGTAAACGGATTTAAACAAAAATTAATGGAGGGGAATATGAAAATGTATGGAACGCCTTTATCAATAACTTCTAATACATTGAGATATGATTTCAATGACTTGGAAAGACTGATAAAGGAAAAACTAATAGAAAATAAAGAGAATATGCCGAACCGTTAA
- a CDS encoding transcriptional regulator, producing the protein MKVKIQSLNRCFLFLILSLAPIIRLSASWNNFIINYKKEVYGKGSQTWQIASYNNNWVYFANKNGLLQFDGSSWGVFPLNNGSDVRSVLPSSSKKRIYVGGINEFGYFEPDERGKLVYHCMSDSVKKPLRFIGNIWRIYENDNILYWQADGVVLKCLNGKYTLISADSKIDCSNLVNGILYIGTNKGVRILIGNTFFPLPGAEMLDSKRIRGIVPYKKGVIIATAYDGLYYWDGKVLVPFITGIEAFMSQSEIFSIASSKNLIALGTVHMGLIMINTSTMQVKYFNENNGLQNNTVLSLGFDCRDNLWAGLDNGIDYICLNSPLSNLYSYPYSYGAGYSAILSNNYLYLGTNRGLYYTHYPVSLSDKVINISQVPQSSGQVWDLSKVGNDVFCLHDRGIFLVKGETMERIGKISGVWNCKAMINNPEKVLLGMYDGIYLMQKEQGEWKPKMKLEGMNESAENFEIESDHVLWLHNNDNGLLRIEFDLANFRVRQIKYYGKEKGLPSNKNVYVNKIANKIYFTTPKGIYKYNAATDVVELSPEMSNLLNGTKSYLKIYQYGNNILSLSKGEVDIASLNKYKHPGGKAFFSIEHPSIELVSGFEKLVPLSESEVIIPNDYGFALLKVPSKKTPMLRPAVHIRAVYLTYPSDSLIYSDNFLGKNYVPEIPYHRNSIRFDYNLFSFTHGEEASFRYRFKDQKEWSDYTSSLTKEFSNLAEGEYTFQVEAVFADGTATIDEFKFVVLPPWYRSSVAYLFYFILFLFFLWYLYRWDDLRVKRKKQQAVLEKDRELFQKEKEFEKENARKEHQIMELEKEKLEYDLQHKSQEMANLMINFVRKNEMLTEIKHELFKVISTLKGESTKQPKQMLMVVGSKIDLNIQSDEVLKRIEEQFDLIHNNFMKRLSEKHPDLSTNERMMCAYLKMNLSSKEIAPLLNISLRGVETIRYRLRKKFELERDESLIDYLTNKL; encoded by the coding sequence ATGAAAGTAAAAATACAAAGCCTTAATAGGTGTTTTTTGTTCTTAATACTCTCTTTGGCTCCTATAATAAGATTATCTGCGAGTTGGAATAATTTTATAATCAATTATAAAAAAGAGGTTTACGGTAAAGGATCGCAAACCTGGCAGATTGCATCTTACAATAATAACTGGGTTTACTTTGCTAATAAAAATGGATTATTGCAGTTTGATGGCAGTAGTTGGGGGGTATTTCCTTTAAATAACGGATCTGATGTAAGATCGGTTTTACCCTCTTCCTCTAAAAAAAGGATCTATGTTGGAGGAATCAATGAATTTGGCTATTTTGAACCTGATGAACGAGGCAAGCTGGTTTATCATTGTATGTCCGATTCGGTAAAGAAACCTCTTCGTTTTATTGGTAACATCTGGCGAATTTATGAGAATGATAATATTCTTTATTGGCAGGCTGATGGGGTTGTGCTAAAATGTCTGAATGGAAAATATACATTAATATCTGCAGATAGTAAGATAGATTGTTCAAATCTGGTTAATGGAATTTTATATATTGGTACTAATAAGGGAGTTCGGATTCTTATTGGAAATACTTTTTTTCCTTTGCCTGGCGCTGAAATGCTTGATTCAAAAAGAATTCGTGGAATTGTTCCTTATAAAAAGGGTGTTATAATTGCTACGGCTTATGATGGTTTGTATTATTGGGATGGGAAAGTACTTGTTCCATTTATTACAGGAATAGAAGCGTTTATGTCACAGAGTGAGATTTTTTCCATTGCTTCTTCAAAGAATTTAATTGCATTGGGTACTGTGCACATGGGTTTGATTATGATAAACACTAGTACAATGCAGGTTAAGTATTTCAATGAGAATAACGGTTTACAGAATAATACAGTACTTTCTTTAGGTTTTGATTGCCGTGACAATCTTTGGGCAGGACTTGATAATGGAATTGATTATATATGTCTGAATTCTCCTTTATCTAATCTTTATTCTTATCCATATTCCTATGGTGCCGGATATTCGGCTATTCTTTCGAATAATTATCTTTATCTAGGTACAAACCGTGGTCTTTATTATACTCATTATCCGGTATCATTAAGTGATAAGGTTATCAATATAAGTCAGGTTCCTCAATCGAGCGGTCAAGTATGGGATCTTTCAAAAGTGGGGAATGATGTTTTTTGTTTGCACGATAGAGGAATCTTTCTGGTAAAGGGAGAAACAATGGAACGTATCGGAAAGATATCTGGTGTGTGGAATTGTAAGGCGATGATAAACAATCCGGAAAAAGTTTTGCTGGGTATGTATGACGGAATTTATCTGATGCAAAAAGAACAGGGAGAATGGAAGCCGAAAATGAAACTTGAAGGAATGAATGAATCTGCAGAAAACTTTGAAATTGAATCTGATCATGTTTTATGGCTCCATAATAATGATAATGGATTGCTTCGCATAGAATTTGACTTAGCAAACTTTCGTGTAAGGCAGATAAAATATTACGGTAAAGAAAAAGGATTACCTTCTAATAAAAATGTATATGTAAACAAGATTGCTAATAAGATATATTTTACCACTCCAAAAGGAATTTATAAATATAACGCTGCAACAGATGTTGTGGAACTATCTCCTGAAATGAGTAATTTATTAAACGGAACGAAGTCTTATTTAAAAATTTATCAGTATGGAAATAATATATTGAGCTTAAGTAAAGGGGAAGTGGATATTGCTAGCCTGAATAAATATAAACATCCTGGAGGAAAAGCTTTTTTTTCAATTGAACATCCTTCTATTGAATTGGTTAGTGGATTTGAAAAGTTAGTTCCATTATCAGAGTCTGAAGTGATTATTCCTAATGATTACGGTTTTGCTCTCTTAAAAGTTCCATCAAAAAAGACTCCTATGCTGCGTCCGGCAGTTCATATTCGGGCAGTTTATCTAACTTATCCAAGCGATAGCCTCATCTATTCTGATAATTTTCTTGGCAAAAATTATGTGCCCGAAATCCCTTATCACCGTAATTCTATCCGATTTGACTATAATCTGTTTTCGTTTACCCATGGTGAAGAGGCTAGTTTCCGTTATAGATTCAAAGATCAGAAAGAATGGTCCGATTATACATCTTCTTTGACCAAAGAATTTAGTAATCTTGCTGAAGGTGAATATACATTTCAGGTTGAGGCTGTTTTCGCTGATGGAACTGCCACTATTGATGAATTTAAATTTGTTGTATTGCCTCCGTGGTACAGATCGTCGGTAGCTTATTTGTTCTATTTCATTCTTTTCTTGTTCTTCCTTTGGTATTTGTACAGATGGGACGATTTAAGAGTAAAACGTAAAAAACAACAGGCTGTTCTTGAAAAAGATCGGGAGTTATTCCAAAAAGAAAAAGAATTTGAAAAGGAAAATGCCCGTAAAGAGCACCAAATTATGGAACTTGAAAAAGAAAAGCTGGAGTACGATCTTCAGCATAAGAGCCAGGAAATGGCAAATCTGATGATTAACTTTGTTAGGAAAAATGAGATGCTTACTGAAATAAAGCATGAATTATTTAAAGTAATATCTACACTGAAAGGAGAGAGCACAAAACAGCCAAAGCAGATGCTGATGGTTGTGGGTAGCAAAATTGATTTAAATATACAATCGGACGAAGTGCTGAAACGTATTGAAGAACAGTTTGACCTTATACATAATAATTTTATGAAACGGTTGAGTGAAAAGCATCCCGACCTTTCTACAAATGAAAGAATGATGTGTGCGTATTTGAAAATGAATCTTTCCTCGAAGGAAATAGCTCCTCTTTTAAATATCTCTTTAAGAGGAGTAGAGACCATTCGTTATCGTCTAAGGAAGAAGTTTGAACTTGAGAGAGATGAAAGCTTAATTGATTATTTAACCAACAAGCTCTAA
- a CDS encoding type 1 glutamine amidotransferase family protein: MNKKVHIFLFDGFSDWEISYLTPEINKSEKFEIVYFSKDGKPVVSMGGLKITPDISFAEVDANDIDLLVLPGGVAWEKGENNELNQFTKDVFEKGKLIAAICAATTYLGQLGILDKIKHTSNDLNYLKAIAPQYSGENNYVNSPAVSDKNIITANGIATIEFAKEIFEKICLFEKNDIEKWFQLFKNGIWSE, from the coding sequence ATGAACAAAAAAGTACACATATTCCTATTCGATGGATTCTCCGACTGGGAAATATCTTATCTTACACCGGAGATTAACAAAAGCGAGAAATTTGAAATAGTTTATTTCTCAAAAGACGGAAAGCCTGTGGTATCTATGGGCGGACTGAAAATTACACCAGACATTTCGTTTGCTGAAGTAGATGCTAATGATATTGATTTACTGGTTCTACCCGGTGGCGTGGCATGGGAAAAGGGAGAAAACAATGAGTTGAACCAATTTACAAAGGATGTCTTTGAAAAGGGAAAACTAATAGCTGCTATTTGCGCGGCAACAACTTATTTAGGACAGCTGGGCATTCTAGACAAGATAAAGCATACCAGCAATGATCTTAATTATTTAAAAGCAATTGCTCCGCAATATTCCGGTGAAAATAATTATGTAAATTCACCGGCTGTGAGCGATAAGAATATTATTACAGCTAATGGAATTGCTACAATTGAATTTGCGAAAGAGATATTTGAGAAAATCTGCTTATTTGAAAAAAATGATATTGAAAAATGGTTCCAACTGTTCAAAAACGGGATATGGAGCGAATAA